Proteins from a genomic interval of Cupriavidus pauculus:
- a CDS encoding amino acid--[acyl-carrier-protein] ligase codes for MDAHALTDRAQGGAAGEMAPAPVAAVPTYLDRLLAAGLLIDTGVQGLYGRSAAFEAIADGLNLAISRIGADQHAEVLRFPPAMGQQDFETSEYLKSFPQLAGTIHSFCGDDRGHRRLLARLEDKEPWTDEQAFTGVVLTPAACYPIYPVVARRGPLPPEGKVVDVLSYCYRHEPSLEPTRMQLFRQREYVCLGSPERIVAFRQLWMARGQALAEALQLPVQVDVANDPFFGRGGKIVADSQRELKLKFELLVPVNDGAPPTACMSFNYHMDHFGALWHIGLADGGVAHTGCVGFGIERLALALLKHHGLDPAAWPQPVRETLGDL; via the coding sequence ATGGATGCCCATGCACTGACCGACCGCGCGCAGGGCGGCGCTGCCGGTGAAATGGCCCCGGCGCCCGTCGCCGCTGTGCCCACCTACCTTGACCGGCTGCTCGCCGCCGGCCTGCTGATCGACACTGGCGTCCAGGGCCTGTACGGCCGCAGCGCGGCGTTCGAAGCCATCGCCGACGGCCTGAACCTGGCCATCTCGCGCATCGGCGCCGACCAGCACGCCGAGGTGCTGCGCTTTCCGCCGGCCATGGGCCAGCAGGATTTCGAGACCAGCGAGTACCTGAAGAGCTTTCCGCAGCTGGCCGGCACCATCCACAGCTTCTGCGGCGACGACCGCGGGCACCGGCGCCTGCTGGCGCGGCTGGAGGACAAGGAACCGTGGACCGACGAGCAGGCATTCACCGGCGTGGTGCTGACGCCGGCGGCCTGCTATCCGATCTATCCGGTCGTCGCGCGGCGCGGCCCGCTGCCGCCCGAGGGCAAGGTGGTGGACGTGCTGTCGTACTGCTACCGCCACGAGCCGTCGCTGGAGCCCACGCGCATGCAGCTGTTCCGGCAGCGCGAGTACGTGTGCCTGGGATCGCCCGAGCGCATCGTGGCCTTCCGCCAGCTCTGGATGGCGCGCGGCCAGGCGCTGGCCGAGGCGCTGCAGCTGCCCGTGCAGGTGGACGTGGCCAACGACCCGTTCTTCGGGCGCGGCGGCAAGATCGTGGCCGACAGCCAGCGCGAGCTGAAGCTCAAGTTCGAGCTGCTGGTGCCGGTGAACGACGGCGCGCCGCCCACCGCCTGCATGAGCTTCAACTACCACATGGACCACTTCGGCGCGCTGTGGCACATCGGCCTGGCCGATGGCGGCGTGGCGCATACGGGCTGCGTCGGCTTCGGCATCGAGCGGCTGGCGCTGGCGCTGCTCAAGCATCACGGGCTCGATCCGGCAGCGTGGCCGCAACCGGTGCGCGAGACGCTGGGAGACCTGTAA
- a CDS encoding DUF1839 family protein encodes MFGDGKAVRARGGAYALHGGNPVWSHANRHIDLWIELLHGWNFEPIAALPFTVTLDFSGDQFTPSNIPPADLEQLFGIVRDELSTYGRLEAHVAAQTNRGNAVLLEVDSYQLPQPASTYRRQHARACIAIDVLVPDATAVGYYHHDGYHTASGDDYLAIFRTPAHETMWGVATFPQAEVVRRRFPALTEDDLLQASVDLLRGHLARRPRDNPIQAFRAVFPAHLEQLMARGEPNFQIYAASVLRQLGANFELLGRYVRWLVMHGQSLPESVAEACYTMASEAMVMQFRLMRAVISRKPDSCDDCLEQLELAYQGTVPALAAHFGETVT; translated from the coding sequence ATGTTCGGTGACGGCAAGGCTGTTCGCGCGCGAGGGGGCGCCTATGCATTGCACGGCGGCAATCCGGTCTGGTCGCACGCCAACCGGCATATCGACCTGTGGATCGAGCTGCTGCATGGCTGGAACTTCGAACCGATCGCCGCGCTGCCCTTTACCGTCACGCTCGATTTCTCCGGCGACCAGTTCACGCCGTCGAACATCCCGCCGGCCGACCTGGAGCAGCTGTTCGGCATCGTGCGCGACGAGCTGTCGACCTACGGCCGGCTGGAGGCCCACGTGGCGGCGCAGACCAACCGCGGCAACGCCGTGCTGCTGGAGGTGGACAGCTACCAGCTTCCGCAGCCGGCCAGCACCTACCGCCGCCAGCATGCGCGCGCCTGCATCGCCATCGACGTGCTGGTGCCGGACGCCACGGCCGTGGGCTACTACCACCACGACGGCTACCACACCGCCAGCGGCGACGACTACCTGGCGATCTTCCGCACGCCGGCCCACGAGACGATGTGGGGCGTGGCCACGTTCCCGCAGGCCGAGGTGGTGCGCCGGCGCTTTCCGGCGCTGACCGAGGACGACCTGCTGCAGGCATCGGTAGACCTGCTGCGCGGCCATCTGGCGCGCCGTCCGCGCGACAACCCGATCCAGGCGTTCCGCGCCGTGTTTCCCGCGCACCTGGAGCAACTGATGGCGCGCGGCGAGCCGAACTTCCAGATCTACGCCGCCAGCGTGCTGCGGCAGCTCGGGGCCAACTTCGAGCTGCTGGGCCGCTACGTGCGCTGGCTGGTGATGCACGGCCAGAGCCTGCCCGAGTCGGTGGCCGAGGCGTGCTACACGATGGCGTCCGAGGCCATGGTGATGCAGTTCCGCCTGATGCGCGCGGTCATCAGCCGCAAGCCCGATAGCTGCGACGACTGCCTGGAGCAGCTGGAGCTGGCCTACCAGGGCACGGTGCCGGCGCTGGCGGCCCATTTCGGGGAGACCGTCACATGA
- a CDS encoding glycosyl hydrolase 2 galactose-binding domain-containing protein, giving the protein MTARDPVPALLPILRPGVAVGRARLEGDWTFLETFANAAAHPGELSETGHWLPAPVPGTVAAALRAARRWDDTAPPPLHQHDYWYRLHFSGSGRRLLRCNGLATIAEVWLNGVNVLTTRHMFAAHQVEVELAGADNVLHICFRALHPYLRTQRGPVRWKPRMIQPPSLRTVRTTLLGHMAGWCPPVHAVGPWRDIELLDPAATDLTHGVRAELSGSIDGADGIVALQLHFPGAAPAQATFAAVGPDHAVWHGELRRAGPHTLAGTLRIPHAERWWPHTHGTPALYHVDAGIGGQVLACGNVGFRTVTEDRDGDPGAFALRVNGERIFCRGACVSSHDLPGLADTDEAVARWLQLARDAGANMVRVSGVTCYPGEAFYRQCDALGLLVWQDFMFANFDYGSETGASPTLMDDARREVSQWLTSTRAHASLAVLCGGSESEQQAAMMGAPRGTWRQPLFDTLIPSLVAEHRPDVVYVRNSPCEGAWPFQADTGVSHYYGVGAYQRPLADARLANVRFTSECLAFANVPCARTLAEAGLTQPLHDPRWKARVPRDAGAAWDFEDIRDFYLRALFDVDPPRLRYERPARYLALSRAVVAEIMTDVFGEWRRAGSTCQGGLVWQLQDLLPGPGWGIVDAMARPKSAWHALRQVWQPLQVILTDEGLNGLHVHLINETPAPRTVRLALRCLRDGEHVAESAVRTLTLAPRETRRLVAAELFDHFVDLTYAYRFGPPAHDVVLATLHDDAPEAADETGNRLLSQSVFLPDRRADALQDPGLCASVARQDGVWWLTVTARRFARWVHVDDHAYLPECDWFHLGPRETRRIRLMHEGPGTAGAGAIPSGEVAALNAGRPVSYAG; this is encoded by the coding sequence ATGACCGCACGCGATCCGGTACCGGCGCTGCTGCCCATCCTGCGCCCCGGCGTGGCCGTGGGCCGCGCACGCCTGGAAGGCGACTGGACCTTCCTGGAGACGTTTGCCAACGCGGCGGCGCATCCGGGCGAGCTGTCCGAGACCGGGCACTGGCTGCCCGCGCCCGTGCCGGGCACCGTGGCGGCCGCGCTGCGCGCCGCGCGGCGCTGGGACGACACCGCGCCGCCGCCGCTGCACCAGCACGACTACTGGTACCGGCTGCATTTCTCGGGCAGCGGCCGCCGCCTGCTGCGCTGCAACGGGCTGGCAACGATCGCCGAGGTCTGGCTCAACGGCGTGAACGTACTGACCACGCGCCATATGTTCGCCGCGCATCAGGTGGAGGTGGAACTGGCCGGCGCGGACAACGTGCTGCATATCTGCTTCCGCGCGCTGCATCCATACCTGCGCACGCAGCGCGGCCCGGTGCGGTGGAAGCCGCGCATGATCCAGCCGCCGTCGCTGCGCACGGTCCGCACCACGCTGCTCGGCCATATGGCCGGCTGGTGTCCGCCCGTGCATGCGGTGGGGCCGTGGCGCGACATCGAATTGCTCGATCCGGCCGCCACCGACCTCACGCATGGCGTGCGGGCCGAGCTGTCGGGCAGCATCGACGGCGCCGATGGCATCGTCGCGCTGCAACTGCATTTCCCGGGCGCGGCGCCGGCGCAGGCGACGTTCGCCGCCGTCGGGCCGGACCACGCGGTCTGGCATGGCGAACTGCGCCGCGCCGGCCCGCATACGCTGGCCGGCACGCTACGCATCCCCCACGCGGAACGCTGGTGGCCGCACACACACGGCACGCCCGCGCTGTACCACGTCGACGCCGGCATCGGCGGACAGGTGCTGGCCTGCGGCAACGTGGGCTTCCGCACCGTCACCGAGGACCGCGATGGCGATCCCGGCGCGTTTGCGCTGCGCGTCAACGGCGAACGCATCTTCTGCCGCGGCGCGTGCGTGTCCAGCCACGACCTGCCCGGCCTGGCCGATACCGACGAGGCCGTGGCCCGCTGGCTACAGCTCGCGCGCGACGCCGGCGCCAACATGGTCCGCGTCAGCGGCGTGACCTGCTATCCCGGCGAGGCGTTCTACCGCCAGTGCGACGCGCTGGGCCTGCTGGTCTGGCAGGACTTCATGTTCGCCAACTTCGACTACGGCAGCGAGACCGGCGCCAGCCCCACGCTGATGGACGACGCGCGGCGCGAGGTGTCGCAGTGGCTCACGTCCACGCGCGCGCACGCCAGCCTGGCCGTGCTGTGCGGCGGCAGCGAGTCCGAGCAACAGGCGGCGATGATGGGCGCGCCGCGCGGCACGTGGCGCCAGCCGCTGTTCGATACGCTGATCCCGTCGCTGGTGGCCGAGCATCGTCCCGACGTGGTCTACGTGCGCAATTCGCCGTGCGAAGGCGCGTGGCCGTTCCAGGCCGATACCGGCGTGTCGCACTACTACGGCGTGGGCGCCTACCAGCGCCCGCTGGCCGATGCGCGGCTGGCCAATGTTCGCTTCACGTCCGAATGCCTGGCGTTTGCCAACGTGCCGTGCGCGCGCACGCTGGCAGAGGCGGGGCTCACGCAGCCGCTACACGACCCGCGCTGGAAGGCCCGCGTGCCGCGCGACGCCGGCGCGGCCTGGGATTTCGAGGACATCCGCGACTTCTACCTGCGCGCGCTGTTCGACGTCGATCCGCCGCGCCTGCGCTACGAGCGCCCGGCACGCTATCTGGCGCTGTCCCGCGCCGTGGTGGCCGAGATCATGACCGACGTGTTCGGCGAATGGCGCCGCGCCGGTTCCACCTGCCAGGGCGGGCTGGTCTGGCAGTTGCAGGACCTGCTGCCCGGCCCCGGCTGGGGCATCGTCGATGCCATGGCGCGGCCCAAGTCGGCCTGGCACGCGCTGCGGCAGGTGTGGCAGCCGCTGCAGGTCATCCTGACCGACGAGGGGCTCAACGGCCTGCACGTGCACCTGATCAACGAGACGCCCGCGCCGCGCACGGTGCGGCTGGCGCTGCGCTGCCTGCGCGATGGCGAACACGTGGCGGAGTCGGCCGTGCGTACGCTGACGCTGGCCCCGCGCGAGACGCGCCGGCTGGTGGCGGCGGAACTGTTCGATCACTTTGTCGACCTGACCTATGCCTACCGCTTCGGCCCGCCGGCCCACGACGTCGTGCTGGCCACGCTGCACGACGACGCGCCGGAAGCGGCGGACGAGACAGGCAACCGGTTGCTTAGCCAGTCCGTTTTCCTGCCCGACCGCCGCGCCGACGCGCTGCAGGACCCTGGCCTGTGCGCCAGCGTGGCGCGCCAGGACGGCGTCTGGTGGCTGACCGTCACGGCCCGGCGCTTTGCACGATGGGTGCACGTGGATGACCACGCGTACCTGCCCGAGTGCGACTGGTTCCACCTGGGACCGCGCGAAACGCGCCGCATCCGCCTGATGCACGAGGGCCCCGGCACGGCAGGTGCGGGCGCCATCCCTTCGGGCGAGGTGGCCGCATTGAACGCCGGCCGGCCCGTCAGCTACGCCGGCTGA
- a CDS encoding Crp/Fnr family transcriptional regulator produces the protein MITHRSDLHVNHLLNALPRHEWEVLSRHFELVRLRAGELLTDSGQRIVHVYFPTTSVVSLLSLLEDGATVEFAAVGNEGLVGIPVVTGGDTMPSRVEVRSPGFAYRIPARALRSELAHLPSLQRVTLLYVQAVLTQIAQTAACNRHHSLNKQLCRWLLLAIDRMNSNELVITQQVIANMLGVRREGVTEAAGKLEDLGLIHHSRGHITVLDRCGLEHHSCECYKLVKREYDRLLPALTLAHA, from the coding sequence ATGATCACGCATCGGTCTGACCTGCACGTCAATCATCTGCTCAACGCTCTGCCCCGCCACGAGTGGGAAGTGTTGTCGCGCCATTTCGAACTCGTCCGCCTGCGTGCAGGGGAGCTGCTGACCGATTCGGGCCAGCGCATCGTCCACGTGTACTTTCCCACCACCTCGGTCGTGTCGCTGCTGTCGCTGCTGGAAGACGGCGCCACGGTGGAATTCGCGGCAGTGGGCAACGAGGGCCTGGTCGGCATCCCGGTGGTCACGGGCGGCGACACCATGCCCAGCCGCGTGGAAGTGCGCAGTCCCGGCTTTGCCTACCGCATTCCGGCCCGCGCGCTGCGCAGCGAACTGGCGCACCTGCCGTCGCTGCAGCGCGTGACGCTGCTCTACGTGCAGGCCGTGCTGACGCAGATCGCGCAGACCGCCGCGTGCAACCGCCACCATTCGCTGAACAAGCAGCTTTGCCGCTGGCTGCTGCTGGCGATCGACCGCATGAACTCGAACGAGCTGGTCATCACGCAGCAGGTCATCGCCAACATGCTCGGCGTGCGCCGCGAGGGGGTGACCGAGGCCGCCGGCAAGCTGGAGGACCTGGGCCTGATCCACCACAGCCGCGGCCACATCACCGTGCTGGACCGTTGCGGGCTGGAGCATCACTCCTGCGAGTGCTACAAGCTGGTCAAGCGCGAATACGACCGCCTGCTGCCGGCGCTGACGCTGGCGCACGCCTGA
- a CDS encoding DUF1839 family protein codes for MEQANALAPLADAPAPAQPPARPVVAPQRLLHGEASVWQETNCYMDVWIELLYGWHLDPRAALPFTVAQDYEGDHFTFFKYPQADLELLYGTVVQESAIYDTLEAHVAAQVRRGHAMLVEVDSFYLPDTRATAYRAAHVKTTIAIDAIDTGAQRLHYFHGLGRHTAEGDDYQGLMRLTPALQGDGNILFPYVECAKRVRAPLQGRALSNAVAQLLRRHLGRRPAESPVARWRAEFPEHVAAILARGDAYFHHYGFNLPRQLGANFEMLHHGLHWLGEHGHRAPPDVAGAALTIASECKVLQFRLARALARRRPDPCTESLDTLEAAYATVMAGLLASFGSVDPAHG; via the coding sequence ATGGAGCAAGCAAACGCGCTGGCGCCGCTGGCCGACGCCCCCGCCCCCGCGCAGCCGCCGGCCCGCCCGGTGGTGGCGCCGCAGCGGCTGCTGCACGGCGAGGCATCGGTCTGGCAGGAGACCAACTGCTACATGGACGTGTGGATCGAGCTGCTGTACGGCTGGCACCTCGACCCGCGCGCGGCGCTGCCGTTCACGGTGGCGCAGGACTACGAAGGCGACCACTTCACCTTCTTCAAGTACCCGCAGGCCGACCTGGAACTGCTGTATGGCACGGTGGTGCAGGAAAGCGCGATCTACGACACGCTGGAGGCGCACGTCGCCGCGCAGGTGCGGCGCGGCCACGCGATGCTGGTGGAAGTGGACAGCTTCTACCTGCCGGACACCCGCGCCACCGCGTACCGCGCCGCCCACGTCAAGACGACGATCGCCATCGACGCGATCGACACTGGCGCGCAGCGGCTGCACTACTTTCACGGGCTGGGCCGGCACACGGCCGAGGGCGACGACTACCAGGGGCTGATGCGCCTGACCCCGGCGCTGCAGGGCGACGGCAACATCCTGTTCCCTTACGTGGAATGCGCCAAGCGGGTACGCGCGCCGTTGCAGGGCCGCGCGCTGTCCAACGCCGTGGCGCAACTGCTGCGCCGCCATCTGGGGCGCCGGCCGGCCGAGAGCCCGGTGGCGCGCTGGCGTGCCGAATTTCCCGAGCACGTGGCGGCGATCCTGGCGCGCGGCGACGCCTATTTCCATCACTATGGCTTCAACCTGCCGCGCCAGCTTGGCGCGAACTTCGAGATGCTGCATCACGGGCTGCACTGGCTGGGCGAGCACGGCCACCGCGCACCGCCGGACGTGGCCGGGGCGGCGCTGACCATCGCGTCGGAATGCAAGGTGCTGCAGTTCCGCCTGGCCCGCGCGCTGGCGCGGCGGCGGCCCGATCCGTGCACGGAGAGCCTGGACACGCTGGAGGCGGCCTACGCCACCGTGATGGCCGGGCTGCTGGCGTCCTTCGGGAGCGTGGATCCGGCGCATGGCTAG
- a CDS encoding mannose-1-phosphate guanylyltransferase/mannose-6-phosphate isomerase codes for MMEHTGHGMSAPQTRQALIQPVILAGGSGTRLWPLSREQHPKQLLNLVAENTLLEATARRLEGLAVMAGRTVGVEAPQIVVCGEEHRFMIEAMMKRCGKPAQILAEPCGRNTAPALTMAALHAVANAGEMGDAVLVATPADHAVTDPEAFRAALAVAVRHADRGAIVTLGVRPSVPETGFGYIRTGQASQEGALPLERFVEKPHLELAQAYVESGDYWWNSGVYVVRATVWLRALDALQPDMARQCRAAYEAAERAAKGDALCLCKEAFEACPSDSIDYAVMEQIETLADIPAMLVPMDPGWSDVGSWAAIWDIAEKDAAGNVARGRVLFDGASSCLAHSEGRLIACVGVQDVVVVETADAVLVVDKAHVQDVKNVVQRLRSEHGAEIVNHRKVQRPWGCYDSIDHGDRFQVKRIVVEPGASLSLQMHYHRAEHWVVVRGTARVTCGDTVSILSENQSTYIPIGTQHRLENPGKTPLEIIEVQSGSYLGEDDIVRYEDNYGRK; via the coding sequence ATGATGGAGCATACGGGCCACGGCATGTCCGCGCCGCAGACGCGGCAGGCGCTGATCCAGCCCGTGATCCTGGCCGGCGGTTCCGGCACGCGGCTCTGGCCGCTGTCGCGCGAGCAGCATCCCAAGCAGTTGCTGAACCTGGTGGCCGAGAACACGCTGCTGGAAGCCACGGCGCGCCGGCTCGAAGGGCTGGCGGTCATGGCCGGGCGCACGGTCGGGGTGGAAGCCCCGCAGATCGTGGTGTGCGGCGAGGAACATCGCTTCATGATCGAGGCAATGATGAAGCGCTGCGGCAAGCCCGCGCAGATCCTGGCCGAGCCGTGCGGCCGCAACACCGCGCCCGCGCTGACGATGGCCGCGCTGCACGCGGTGGCCAATGCCGGCGAGATGGGCGACGCGGTGCTGGTGGCCACGCCGGCCGATCACGCCGTGACCGATCCCGAGGCGTTCCGCGCCGCGCTGGCGGTGGCGGTGCGGCATGCCGACCGCGGCGCCATCGTGACGCTGGGCGTGCGGCCCAGCGTGCCGGAAACCGGCTTTGGCTACATCCGCACGGGCCAGGCGTCGCAGGAAGGCGCGCTGCCGCTGGAGCGCTTTGTCGAAAAGCCGCACCTGGAACTGGCACAGGCGTACGTGGAATCGGGCGACTACTGGTGGAACAGCGGCGTGTACGTGGTGCGCGCCACGGTCTGGCTGCGCGCGCTCGATGCACTGCAGCCCGACATGGCGCGCCAGTGCCGCGCCGCCTACGAGGCCGCCGAGCGCGCCGCCAAGGGCGACGCGCTGTGCCTGTGCAAGGAAGCGTTCGAGGCGTGCCCGTCGGACTCCATCGACTACGCGGTGATGGAACAGATCGAGACGCTGGCCGACATCCCGGCCATGCTGGTGCCGATGGACCCGGGCTGGTCCGACGTGGGCTCGTGGGCCGCGATCTGGGACATCGCCGAAAAGGACGCGGCCGGCAACGTGGCGCGCGGGCGCGTGCTGTTCGATGGCGCGTCGTCGTGCCTGGCCCATTCCGAAGGGCGGCTGATCGCCTGCGTGGGCGTGCAGGACGTGGTGGTGGTGGAAACCGCCGACGCCGTGCTGGTGGTCGACAAGGCCCACGTGCAGGACGTGAAGAACGTGGTGCAGCGGCTGCGCTCGGAGCACGGCGCCGAGATCGTCAACCACCGCAAGGTGCAGCGCCCGTGGGGCTGCTACGACTCCATCGACCATGGCGACCGCTTTCAGGTCAAGCGCATCGTGGTGGAGCCGGGCGCCAGCCTGTCGCTGCAGATGCACTACCACCGCGCGGAGCACTGGGTGGTGGTGCGCGGCACGGCACGGGTGACCTGTGGCGACACGGTCAGCATCCTGTCGGAGAACCAGTCGACTTACATCCCCATCGGCACCCAGCACCGGCTGGAAAACCCGGGCAAGACGCCGCTGGAGATCATCGAGGTGCAGTCGGGCTCCTACCTGGGCGAGGACGACATCGTCAGGTACGAGGACAACTACGGTCGCAAGTAG
- a CDS encoding polysaccharide biosynthesis tyrosine autokinase: protein MSYAGAAAPATAATPPAGTGSARRAMLDHAGWILGAALAGGLVAWVCAVSQPHEYSASALVQVQQSREGMAAARNAAATMAATPVPLDVGMLRSRTVVAPVVERLHLDISVRPLRAPLLGGLAAYFATPGQLSGPWPESLGYAWGGEQLTVDRLAVPERLLNAPLTLEVLQGDRYRLSYRDAELLTGAVGGVAQANGVTMQVTRIDARPGTRFTVTRHDLVQTVDAVADALRIEMQPGDAGTVSIGWRTTDRMAAAALVNGITESFIGNQAMQRRDDTAATLGFLSAEIPRVKAELERAEAALTRYRSKAGTIAPTQDAQSYLTGSMDYQRQIALLKLERTKMLQRFTEEANEVKTIDSQIQQLMRERKDMDSRYQNLSSTERESVALTRDVKVAEDMYMTLRNKAEQLSLVQLDRTGQVRVLDSALVPVRPVGFGPWPATLAGAMMGLCLAMACVTVRQRIRPTLENVNEAEARLGLPMLGDVVFSQEQVELERLIDARAQAGWSPGSLAGLLPQQPGHALVNPDELAETTDDDMDGAERLLRLGLHDQFLLARNAPHSMAVEGLRNVRAALHFSLRDSKLRTVAVTSPTAGAGKTFASVNLAVLFAEAGQRVLLIDADLRRGKVANWFDLPVGAGLADVLAGRSTLPDAVKLTIVNGLSVLPAGAPPDNPSELLMSPAFAKCLDACAERFDLVIIDTPPVMAVADATLVANCAGATLLVLRADTTLPSQVDESLKRLARANATLLGGILNGVVPKRSNRTDFTAMNPYLGMPVAAPAIKQIGHTPAAHNNTA from the coding sequence ATGTCTTATGCGGGCGCAGCGGCGCCGGCCACAGCGGCCACGCCGCCCGCGGGCACCGGAAGCGCCCGGCGCGCGATGCTGGACCACGCCGGCTGGATCCTGGGCGCGGCACTGGCCGGCGGGCTCGTTGCATGGGTCTGCGCGGTCTCGCAGCCGCACGAATACAGCGCCAGCGCGCTGGTGCAGGTGCAGCAGTCGCGCGAGGGCATGGCGGCGGCGCGCAACGCGGCGGCCACCATGGCCGCCACGCCGGTGCCGCTCGATGTCGGCATGCTGCGCAGCCGCACCGTCGTGGCGCCGGTCGTGGAGCGGCTGCATCTGGACATCTCGGTGCGTCCGCTGCGCGCGCCGCTGTTGGGCGGACTGGCCGCGTACTTCGCCACGCCGGGGCAGTTGTCCGGCCCCTGGCCCGAAAGCCTGGGCTACGCCTGGGGCGGCGAGCAACTCACCGTGGACCGTCTGGCCGTGCCCGAGCGCCTGCTCAACGCGCCGCTGACGCTGGAAGTGCTGCAGGGCGACCGCTACCGCCTCTCCTATCGCGATGCCGAACTGCTGACCGGCGCCGTGGGTGGCGTGGCGCAGGCCAATGGCGTGACGATGCAGGTCACGCGCATCGACGCCCGGCCGGGCACGCGCTTTACCGTGACGCGGCATGACCTGGTGCAGACCGTGGATGCTGTGGCCGACGCGCTGCGCATCGAGATGCAGCCTGGCGACGCCGGCACCGTCAGCATCGGCTGGCGCACCACCGACCGCATGGCCGCCGCCGCGCTGGTCAACGGCATCACCGAGTCGTTCATCGGCAACCAGGCCATGCAGCGGCGCGACGACACGGCCGCCACGCTGGGCTTCCTGTCCGCCGAGATCCCGCGCGTGAAGGCCGAGCTGGAACGCGCCGAGGCCGCGCTGACGCGCTACCGCTCGAAGGCCGGCACCATCGCGCCCACGCAGGACGCCCAGTCGTACCTGACGGGCAGCATGGACTACCAGCGGCAGATCGCGCTGCTCAAGCTCGAACGCACCAAGATGCTGCAGCGCTTTACGGAAGAGGCCAACGAGGTCAAGACCATCGACAGCCAGATCCAGCAGCTGATGCGCGAGCGCAAGGACATGGATTCGCGCTACCAGAACCTGTCGTCGACCGAGCGCGAATCGGTGGCCCTGACGCGCGACGTCAAGGTGGCCGAGGACATGTACATGACGCTGCGCAACAAGGCCGAGCAGCTGTCGCTGGTGCAGCTGGACCGCACGGGCCAGGTGCGCGTGCTGGACAGCGCGCTGGTGCCGGTGCGCCCGGTGGGCTTTGGCCCGTGGCCGGCCACGCTGGCCGGCGCCATGATGGGCCTGTGCCTGGCCATGGCGTGCGTGACCGTGCGCCAGCGCATCCGTCCCACGCTGGAAAACGTCAACGAGGCCGAGGCACGCCTGGGCCTGCCGATGCTGGGCGACGTGGTGTTCAGCCAGGAACAGGTGGAGCTGGAGCGCCTGATCGACGCACGCGCCCAGGCCGGCTGGTCGCCGGGGTCGCTGGCGGGCCTGCTGCCGCAGCAGCCGGGCCACGCGCTGGTCAATCCCGACGAACTGGCGGAGACCACCGACGACGACATGGACGGCGCCGAGCGCCTGCTGCGCCTGGGCCTGCACGACCAGTTCCTGCTGGCCCGCAACGCCCCGCATTCGATGGCCGTGGAAGGGCTGCGCAACGTGCGCGCCGCGCTGCATTTCTCGCTGCGCGACAGCAAGCTGCGCACCGTGGCCGTGACCAGCCCCACGGCCGGCGCGGGCAAGACGTTCGCATCGGTCAACCTGGCCGTGCTGTTTGCCGAAGCGGGCCAGCGCGTGCTGCTGATCGACGCCGACCTGCGGCGCGGCAAGGTGGCCAACTGGTTCGACCTGCCCGTCGGTGCCGGCCTGGCCGACGTGCTGGCGGGCCGCTCCACGCTGCCGGACGCCGTCAAGCTGACCATCGTCAACGGCCTGTCGGTGCTGCCGGCCGGCGCGCCGCCCGACAACCCGTCGGAACTGCTGATGAGCCCGGCCTTTGCCAAGTGCCTGGACGCCTGCGCGGAGCGCTTCGACCTGGTCATCATCGACACCCCGCCCGTGATGGCCGTGGCCGATGCGACGCTGGTGGCCAACTGTGCCGGCGCCACGCTGCTGGTGCTGCGCGCCGATACCACGCTGCCGTCGCAGGTGGACGAATCGCTGAAGCGGCTGGCGCGCGCCAATGCCACGCTGCTGGGCGGCATTCTCAACGGCGTGGTGCCCAAGCGCAGCAACCGCACCGACTTCACCGCCATGAACCCGTACCTGGGCATGCCCGTGGCGGCGCCGGCGATCAAGCAGATCGGCCATACCCCGGCGGCACATAACAACACAGCCTGA